A single genomic interval of Lathyrus oleraceus cultivar Zhongwan6 chromosome 7, CAAS_Psat_ZW6_1.0, whole genome shotgun sequence harbors:
- the LOC127107960 gene encoding cytochrome c oxidase subunit 3-like yields MIKSQRHSYHLVDPSPWPISGSLGALATTVGGVMYMHSFQGGATLLSLGLIFILYTMFVWWRDVLRESTLEGHHTKVVQLGPRYGSISFIVSEVMFLFAFFRASSHSSLAPTVEIGGILPPKGIGVLDPREIPFLNTRILLSSGVVVTWAHHAILAGKEKRAVYALVATVSLALVFTGFQGMEYYQAPFTISDSIYGSTFFLATGFHGFHVIIGTLFLIICGIRQYLGHLTKEHHVGFEAAAWYWHFVDVVRLFPFFSIYCWGGI; encoded by the coding sequence ATGATTAAATCTCAGAGGCATTCTTATCATTTGGTAGATCCAAGTCCATGGCCTATTTCGGGTTCACTCGGAGCTTTGGCAACCACCGTAGGAGGTGTGATGTACATGCACTCATTTCAAGGGGGTGCAACACTTCTCAGTTTGGGCCTAATATTTATCCTATATACCATGTTTGTATGGTGGCGCGATGTTCTACGTGAATCCACGTTGGAAGGACATCATACCAAAGTCGTACAATTAGGACCTCGATATGGTTCTATTTCGTTCATCGTATCAGAGGTTATgttcctttttgctttttttcGGGCTTCTTCTCATTCTTCTTTGGCACCTACGGTAGAGATCGGGGGTATTTTGCCCCCAAAAGGGATTGGGGTTTTAGATCCTCGGGAAATCCCATTTCTTAATACCCGTATTCTCCTTTCATCCGGAGTTGTCGTAACTTGGGCTCATCATGCTATACTCGCGGGGAAGGAAAAACGAGCAGTTTACGCTTTAGTAGCAACCGTTTCACTGGCTCTAGTATTCACTGGCTTTCAAGGAATGGAATATTATCAAGCACCCTTCACTATTTCGGATAGTATTTATGGTTCTACCTTTTTCTTAGCAACTGGCTTTCATGGTTTTCATGTGATTATAGGTACTCTTTTCTTGATCATATGTGGTATTCGCCAATATCTTGGTCATCTGACCAAGGAGCATCACGTTGGCTTTGAAGCAGCTGCATGGTACTGGCATTTTGTAGACGTGGTTCGGTTATTCCCATTTTTCTCTATCTATTGTTGGGGAGGTATATGA